The genomic segment TTAGAcacatcattatcatcatttgCAGATACACAAGCTGCACCACCGTCTCCAATCTCTCTCGAGCTATGATCACTCGCGGATTCAAGAACGAGGAGGAAAGAAGAACGAGGATCTTGGTTGTGAGGAGAGAGATCAGAGAGGAGACTAGATCTGCACAAGGGACAAGTTGAGTGAGAGAGAAGCCAAGTATCGATACAATCCATGTGAAAGGCGTGGCTGCATTTAGGCAAAAGCCTAAGCTTGTCCTCTGTTTCGAACTCACAGAGACAGACCGCACAATCAAAAGGGTAGTTCTTGAGACCGATTATGGATTTGTAATGAAAAACAGGTAACGTGTCGATGAAGGATTGGTCAACTCCAGAATCGTGGAGGTGAAAAAGCTGTTGAAGCTGGCCTTGAAGAGCTGTAACGTTGTCGAAGTAATCTTCTCTGTCTCTGCTCGACGGTGTGAGGAGGAACCTGACTAAGAGATGAAGGAGAccagagatgaagaagatgattgataGGATTATGATTATCAAGAGAATGCTTGGACTGATTTTGCTGTTTAGATCGAAGTTTCCGTTGGATCGGAGAGATAAAGATGGTTccagtggtggtggtggtcgtgGAAGTGATGAAGGAGAGAGGTAACTCAGAGTTGTTTTGATTTCCGGGAACatattttcccgagaaaatttCATGggtttgagagagaagagagaaaggagaaaatTTAAAAGGATAGAGTCAAGCTTTGTTGGTTTCAGACATGGAAGAAGCTctcaagagaaagagagagagaagtttgctctgttttctttttttgtttcaagattTGGTTTGTAAGaggaaagagatagagagagagtgatgAATAAGAGAATTACAGGTTGGACCATATTGATGATGACAGAAgagaaaattttcattaaagaTTTCAACAGTTACACCAAGAAGGGTGTGCTTCTTGAATCTGCTGGTTTTACGAAATTTATAGTActatatgttaaaaaataaaataaataaatggaatTGGATCTGATTCTAAAACCTAAAGACATGCAAAGTCAATCAAAAGATTAGTTTAAACGAAGAAACAAATCAGAGAATTGAGTAAAtgtaattaacttttttttttttttattgtgaataatatattgtgatCTCACCAAATCCCATGCTCCCCTCATTTAAATCAACAAGACAAAGAACACCACCACTACTTTACAATCcacaagattaaaaaattacagtaaGTATTAACTTCATGggtaatttcaaaattatatcgTATTTATTGTGTGTATTCAATTcgtatattttcataaaataatactTCATCATTTGTCTGTACACACAAATTAAACAAGATAAGATTATGAAAATATCTCATGAAAAGAACATGACTCCTAATATTGAGCTAGACAAACCAAATTCCAAACTATTAATAATTCCCATTTCAAGAGtgttcttattatattttatacattcagtttctttgtctttcttatcgttgtataaatattttatacattttattttcctgCTTTCGTGTTACGGTGTTATTTAATTAGTGTAGGGTTCAAAAATAATACGAGTGGAGCGGGACGACAAGAAATAtcataatactttttttttcaaatagaaaataaatgtaGTTTATAGCTGAATGActaaatcattaaattttggaACGAACCATcaactatttttctttcttttttgacgtCAGCCAGTTTAAGCCAATGAATTTATTAAAACGTCGGTAGCTGCTATTTGCTCAAAtgtattcaaaaacaaaactacgCATACAAATGTGTATTGCGTGTGGGATAGATAACAACAACTAGACACATTAGTGTATGTGAATGTATAAAAAACACATTTGGAAACTGAAAGATGTGGAAGGAACCGGATACATAGGACAAGAGGACACGGATGCAGCAGCAGTGCAAACTCTCTGTGTTATCGAGATTTGGTGGGTACCCACTTTTCTTAAGTCAAACCAGAAGaaaacaatttccttttttccattcttttttATTTCGAAATTAGAAGTTTGAACTTAAAGGTTTACACAAATACCTATTTTCACTTCTATTTTTTACACGAAACTCTCAAAAGGAGTATTTAGAAGTCTAGAAATATACAACTGTGGAACTAGTTTTGGGCAGTGGATCAACTTTTTGATTGTactgaaaaaggagagaaaacaagaaatcaGCATTATAAGAAGGTTCGGTTCCTTTTCATATTAGGATCACTGGAGGCGGATCTTGTGTTACGCACTTTTGATTCATTAAAAagaatttaccaaaaaaaagtacatgTTGACAAAAAGTTATAAACCGGTTAAAAAGATGTCATCACAACACAAGTCAAAACAATAAAAGGAAATTAATGTAATGTGGTTACGCCAAATATAAATAGGGGTACTATTTTGATTTGAcggaaaaatcataaatatatatatttttttcacagCTCATTTTAAATCGACTTATCCCAACATAAATCAATTTACTCcatctaggaaaaaaaaaaaaaaaactaatgcaGTTTTCATATGATCATATACCCAACAGAGTATTATCCAGCTTTTTAGCCGTTATTTGTTGTATCATTATTTTCACATATCACAAATTTAATAGTTAGCATAAACatattaattgataaatatttgcATTTGAGAAGTTGTATTTGTAATCGAAACATAATCTTGTTTAGTATAGACAAATCTAAAAAGGGTCTTGCTGATTCACTATGTCtccattttaatatttgtattgaAATTTACGAAGGTACAGTACAAATTTATTTGTTAGACATTAAAAGTTTGGGTGCTCGATGCTTTGGCTATAGTTGGAAAGTCTACTCACTTTGTACGTAAATCTCCATAACCTACACATTTTTTACCTacttatttaaatatttcaagGTCCTTTTACAACCTAAGAAATTTGAAGGAGGAAAACATGTAAAACTGTTAACCTTCCAGAAGAAATAAGATATATACTACTATTTGTTGAAGATGTATATATTCgctgtttaaaatttttgttttacaagttttttttctttcggatCCACCTGCTCCCTTTGACCAATAAAACCGAGTTACTAACATAACAACTATATGAAATGTTGTAACAATCCATGTCAAATGAACATTAATAGAACTTTAAGCTTAAGGAACATTGGTGTGTACACTTTCCTTATActattacacacacaaaaaaaaagttgatcgATATCAAAAACGATTAAATTTGTGGAACAACAGCAAAAAACGATTgcttggaaatatatatatatatataggagtggCGTTTTTCTTACAAGGCAGGTTCGCAAAATCCGACATGTTTGACTTTGGTTATCTTGTAAGCTTTTCTACTTTTTCCTATCGAGTAAAGGAATAAATTAGAATTCGATGAATAGTTGAATACAATCATCCCGTAATAATGCAGTTTATCTGCTAAGACTAATATTGTATTGATTTTGCTTTTCATGCCAACAACTTTTAAACTCAGACTAGCTAGGTGTGGAACTTGAACCCATATGTCAAAGCTCGGAGATGAATTGAGGCCAGCAAGCCACAGCTTGGCTAGTAGTCAACCCCCATCAATATTGTATTGTTAAGTTGTAcgacttatatatatttgtaaatggtTTTATTATCCATGTTACATATTTCATGTCAAAACTCTAAAATTTAACATGACTAATCCAGTGAAATGCAATatgcaaaaattaaatcatactCTTTTTACGGATATTTTTTAGTAATCTACAACTGTCAGACAATAGACACATGAGCGGATGAGCAAATCagccaaaaaaacataattaataaagcTAGTACAGTTCTTATACAAGATTAGACAAAAACACAGATCAGGTTGTTTTGATACTTAATGGGAAAACAATGAGAAACATCGTAAGAGTTAGGATCAGTAGGACAATATAGTGAACTTTTAAGTTGGATCTCCCACGATCGTGTAACAACTAATTTGTCATTACATGGTTTTTAatcctcttaaaaaaaaaaaaactccaactAAATTTGAATTTAAGAGATTAGTCAAATTGTTTGAAATGTTCTCCGTTCGACACATTTCCTCAcgaaataaatattcaaatgtaACAAATACACATTTAGgagatataataataatgtaaaaagaatCCCCCATGTGCATGTGTGTGTTATACAGATAACATTTATTGCTTTGCCAATAAATTTCAGACCATTGCTTAACTGTCCATCTAAATAAAACCTATATTAAATAGTGTATGGTCACCTAAACAAAACCATCTGAGAACTTAGTTCATCTCGTTCAAATGAAGAACTATATATGTCTTatttaaaaactccaaattgTAAAAATGCATAGAACAACTATAAAGTTTTTGCTTTCTGTTATTTTGTTAGTTCTATTCTATGTTATAAATGATAATATATGTTGATTGTGGTACGTGTGACGACtgacacaaaataattttattctgtATGCTccaacaatatatatgtagttgTGTCATCAATTCACTTCCACCACGTAATCTTATGATAGCTCCATAGTTGTTGTTGTCACATCAGTGATACTTTCACCAAATATTCAAAAGCCTTCGGATCCAAATTAGTGGGCTTTTTAATAACTCCGGCCCAACGTTATCGAGTCTCGCTAACCAAACGCTGCGTTTAATAGACAAACGTGAAAGAAAAgtgagtttagttttttttggcttctctctctttggaAACGTCTCTGAACGAGAGAGATCATCTCGATCGTGAGAATTCAGAATTCAGTGGCCGACGATAAGAAAGGCGGCGGATTCAAAAGGAAACAACCCAAAGACCGAAGCTTTGAagcatcttttttgttttcatttcaaTCCTTTGGAAGAATCAAATCTATCTCAAGACTGATTGAATGAGAAACCCTCCTCCGTCTCTGCTCTCTCTCACCGTCAACGCCGCCGTGTTGAACCTTTCTCGCATCAACGATCTCTCCCATCTACCTGATCACATCATCCTTGACCTCTTCGCTGTAAAATAACTTTTAACCTCAATCCTTCTTTGGTTTTCTGGGTTTTTCGAATTAAGTGTAAAGTTGGAATTTTTAGGTTATCTTCCTTTGATTCTGAGAAGTGAGAAGTGAGGATTTTTTTAGGTGAAAGTGTAAAGCTTTAGAGCTTAGGGTTCCTTAGTAGTGTGAGGAATTGTTTTTGTGTTACAATCTGTTGGTTTAGTGGATGAATTTGAGTTATTTTGATTCGTTAGATATGGTTGAGATGCTGTGTTTCTAATTGATTCGCTTGCTGTGTTTTGGTTGGTGATGTAAAGAGGACATTGAAAGCTGGGAAATTGAATGAGAGAGTTCTGAGACTCTTTATGGCATCTGGAAACGAAGAAGTTCTTTCTATTATCGACgctctcaaaatcaaaatcagcgTTTCCCCGATCCTTCCTACTCGTAAGTTTTTAGTGTTGACTTTCTTTTCCCCCCTTTTGATCTTTACATGTGTTCTTGAAGCTCAAAACTTCATTGTTAGTTAACTTTCAACATTTGCAGGATGTCATGAAAAGTTTAGATTGAACGGGACTAGGCGTTAGGTGAAAAGGTGATGAATGAGTTATCACGATGAGCGAGTTTGAAACTCGGTCCTATGTGTTCAAAAGGTCAGTTCCTAATTGCAGTATAATTTAGGCAGAAACAACAATATGGACAACTGAAGAGATACTTTGCCACATTGAAGTctgtatttttcttctctttgttgtgTAAATATTAAACGAAACtggtcaaattatatatataagctttgtctttttcttttcttctctcttcttgtgAACTTCTATGCAATCATGTAAGCATTTTTTGTTTGCGGCAGAGCTCTGTTATAGGTTTTCTAATGTTGATAGTTTGGTTATCTGTAGTCCCAAGTCCATATCTCCTCATATTCATAGAAACATCCGACTATTTTAAGTTCTTAACCTCAGGTTGATTTGGTTTCCTTCCGGGTTGGGTTTCTTTGGTAACCTGTTAAATCTGCGATTCATCGAAGTTGGAATGAGTTAGCTGGGATTAGGGGTTTTTGTTGAATTGTCCGAGTAGTTTGGGATGCACTATAATGAACATGTTTTGTCATTTGATAAAATAGGATGAATGCATCTTAGTTTCATACATTTGTTGAGATATGTTCACTCAATCTCGATGTTAGATCAAGCTAAGTTACAACCCTCTATTTGGTGGTATATGATACATAACAGAACCTGTTAACTGTCGCAAGCATTTCTTTGATGTGATCAATGATAGTTGTACTAATTTCCAGTTACATATTCTATTCATTTTTTCTCACTTCTATTTACTAAATTATGTTAATGTTAAGAAAAACAAGTAAGgtataaattgttttaaaatgaaaatgaaaagtaaattaaacaaaatctaaaactattttATATAGTAATTTCTTTTTGGATGGTCGTTATTGTTTAATATGCAATCGTGTATTTTGTATATGAATGTGGACgatttttaatcatatattgAAACGCTATTACAAACTCGTGAATCGTGATGCTAGCTAGACATTTTCTATTAGGACTTTCTAGACTTGAGCTTTATTTTCCTTGAGAACTTCATCGACGTTTAGACCCtgaaatacaaataaaacaatctcaTTAATAAACCCTTGGATATGATTCTTCTCTATAGTTAAAGGATATATGTGGTAAAGACTGGGAGAAATAATTACGGAGTATAATCAATGTTAATAATCCCAGCGACAGGATTAGCGATCTGAGCAAAAGCTTCTCGGGAAAGATCGATCGTAGAAGCACAGCCACTGGGACAATGGTCGACGATTCTGACAATTACGGATTTTCCGGTGCAAGGGTGAGGCACGGCGTTACGAGCTCCGGTGCATTTCACTCTGAACATTTTGCCACAAACTTGACCATTGTTCCATAATTGATCACTCGCTGCAGCTATGAACACTCCTTCTTGCTTACCTCCGTAACATGCCGATGCTATCAAACATGAAATAAAAGACCAATGGTCGTTATGATTTTTATAACATTTCGCTATatagttagatatcaaaatgtatatataagtttattgtttatctaaattatatttggTTAGACACAAAACAGAATGTAAAACAAGATTCTTACGAGTGTAAGTCGTGTAGAAAGTTCCAATTCCAGGAGTTGCATATGatgtaaagaagagaaaaacaagaacggtagaaaaaacaagaatattttTACCCATGATGCTACGTAcgtgtttttatttgtttatttattttctctttgtctGTCAAGAAAGACAAATAAGAATGTTTATATCTGAAATGCAACATNNNNNNNNNNNNNNNNNNNNNNNNNNNNNNNNNNNNNNNNNNNNNNNNNNNNNNNNNNNNTTACCCATTATGCTACGTAcgtgtttttatttgtttatttattttctctttgtctgtcaagaaaaaagacaaataagAATGTTTATATCTGAAATGCAACATATCTATTtgactatttatatatttcatatgtgATATGTATCATATGACTAACTCTACAATACATGCATCTTTAGATATGTATCATATAAGACTAACTCTACAATACATGCATCTTTAGATATGTACCATACGACTAACTCTAAAGATGCATGTATTGTAATTGCTTACCATTGTAATTTCTTTGATCTGTTCCcatttttttaacatgtgtATAGTTGTAATATTTAGATTCTACTTATCTGTGTTGACTAAAAAGGTTTagaatattattgtatatatccTCATGTGATATGCAAATatactactatattaattgagaagtacaaatatgaaactaaccttaaaatgtgtaagaAATTACATTCAATAGCCATtcgaaaaaattaattaagattaatcaattaattaaataactagaattaattaaaaataaaaaagctgatagatcaaatataataaaatctagaaaaaataaaagaaatctattcaaatcaaaactaatttgtacttgaagaaaataaaaaataaaaattaactgctaatataatagagtttattttcttctttaattttacattgtcatgccattgattttaaataattattagtttaaaaaatattttctctctctcataaatggacgaaaattacaaaatatattttttttaaatataaacaaatcagaatttcaaaaactaagaatttatatccaagtagtcgatataattatttttaataataagattttgagtattttattaaaatttcaaattacgATTCtcatatcatctttattttattttattaaaaaattatttagaatttttatataatacttatgattaataaaatgcagattatttttctacatatgttgtgatttgaactttaaaaaacaaagatatattactcaatctataaaaataaaatgtgtgttttaatttttacattggcggattggtaaaactaaatttatatagctgataaattaataaattttatttgttcataattgtaatattaaaattactgcttcatatttcacaaaataatgatgcaaatacaacaaacaaacaatatagaactgtaatatatataagtcaaaaattaaatactttaatattctaaaatagttAGTAttcaagaaaacatatatagatttacagaataattaaaaacaaatattatctcaaacaaaatattttttttttaaaaataaaacaataatttttattattctattataattattttttaaatgttgatcTGTGCTTTAAGCATGGGATATTGCTTAGTTTATAGTTAATAGTCAAGACTCCAGAAAAGGTTTGTTAAACTACGCTGATGAGTGAAGTGACATTAGTGTAGTGGCAGAAGGTAAATCCATTTGTATAAGGCACCACCACACCCAGGATCGAGTCCTGGTTCCTACatgaatttggctaatggaccggccagttgtggcctaatggttgaaaaaaaaaaaaaaaactacgcTGATGAAATTTGCCATAGAAATTTCTCTTTTGACACTCCCACGAAACAGAGTTCTATGATCCAATACATTCATGTAAGGCATATTATATTGTATACCATTAGGCCTAAAATGTagtgaaatcaaaatttatggACTAATATATAAATGGGACAGTCGATAAAAAATTGCAACCTATAAGCCGGTTTAGAAGGCGATAGTTAATGGGCCAAATGGGCATGACAAGGAGACACTATTCTAAAAACCAAGTTAAACCGGATATAACCGGATCGAAATCGCGgaataaaccaagaaaatgtGAGAAAGAATGAGATAACATTAAAAATGTTGCAGCGAAATGATGAATCTGAAAGAAAGGTATGGTACTGGACTACTGGTGATATAAAGAGGAATGGAGTTACCAAGGAAGCTGCCCTTTGTCGGGTTGTCCCTATCACTTCCCACCCGGCATTACCAGATAGGAAGCTCagatatactaataataattgtAACCGAAACTGAACCCCCCTTTTGtcctttttataatataatcacCAATACGTTATCCTTGAATTGAATGTGTTAGTCTTGTTTTGCGTTCGCCCCTTGTTTTCTCCTCTAGTTTTCTTCAATCTACATTGTTTATCAAGAACGTCTCTACGTTTGTGTTTACCTACGCTTAATCTTTTCATAATCCAAGGTTACGAGCTAGCACTGATTGATTACTCCCACAAGTGAACAGACTCGTTACCTTTTAGCATGAGTTTTTTTTCGTTAAACCCACCATCAGCTAAAGTATTTGAGCCAACGAAAAGTATTTGAGCCAAcgaaaagtttttgttttatattccaTGAGTTTAGCAAGCATAATACTAGATAAACTAATTATGGATGTGAACgatcaaaacaaaacatcaacaaaaacgTCCAAAATTTTCTtgtcaaaatatgaaaataaggTATAAAAGAGACTTTGCCTCACGATAGTCATGAGttaattataagtattttaaGGACAAAAACTAGTTTATCGTCAAACTGATTATTAACAAATGTCCGAATATTCCcgcatataaatataaaatccaCACTAGCGTTACCTCCTCTACCAGACAAACCCTTTGTAAAACAACTTACTTTGAATCCATATTTCGATCTTGAAGATCCATAAAGATCTCTCCTTTATACATCTTCTTAAACAGAGTAAGTGTTTGATTCGTTAAAGTGAAGATTTTTCATCTCCGTCTCAATCCGGTCCGATGTCGATGTCGTACGATGGCGGCTCAATCTCCGGCGAGCCATCTCCGTCTCCGCCGCTACCAAAGGCGAACACGAAGAATTTACCAACGAAGATTCTCTCAAACTTTCTCGTTGGTCTGATTATGATCCCTGTAGCTGTAACCGCCTTCCTCTTTATCCTCACGTCTCTtggcttcaccttcttcttcgcTTTCTACTGGTTTATTCACCGGAACTACCGCTACCGTCTCCGTCGTTATCGTCGTCACGAATACTCTGATGGGTTGTCTCCAAGATGCGTGAAGAGGCTTCCCCAATTCAAGTTTCGTGAGCCTACTAGTCCTATAACAGAGTACGGAAGCGACGATTGTGTGGTTTGTATCGATGGATTCAGACAAGGGCAGTGGTGTCGGAAGCTGCCTCGATGCGGGCATGTGTTTCACCGCAAGTGTGTTGACTTGTGGTTGATGAAAGTCCCGACTTGTCCGATTTGTAGGGATAGGGTTTATAGATTTGATGAAGGGAGAAGATGGAGACCTGAAGGTGAAAGCTTTTTGAATTGGTGAAGATGTTAGTGTTTTCTAAGTAGATTTGTAAGTGTTGTTTGGTTCGTTTTGATTTGTTATGATCTTGTTAGcagcaattttgtttttttcttccatcatCTATAATCATGTACAGTGTCTTGTTGTTTTTATAAAGCTCCACAATTGAAGCTTTGTTTCTTTCACTGTTTTGAATTAGATCCAAATAGAGAATGATGAGTTTCTGTAGAAATTAATCAGTATAGTTTgaagtttgattatatttgagAACATGAGACTTCAGTGGAAATACAG from the Camelina sativa cultivar DH55 chromosome 12, Cs, whole genome shotgun sequence genome contains:
- the LOC109128055 gene encoding uncharacterized protein LOC109128055, yielding MRNPPPSLLSLTVNAAVLNLSRINDLSHLPDHIILDLFARTLKAGKLNERVLRLFMASGNEEVLSIIDALKIKISVSPILPTRCHEKFRLNGTRR
- the LOC104730277 gene encoding putative EG45-like domain containing protein 1, which produces MGKNILVFSTVLVFLFFTSYATPGIGTFYTTYTPSACYGGKQEGVFIAAASDQLWNNGQVCGKMFRVKCTGARNAVPHPCTGKSVIVRIVDHCPSGCASTIDLSREAFAQIANPVAGIINIDYTPV
- the LOC104730279 gene encoding RING-H2 finger protein ATL14-like encodes the protein MSMSYDGGSISGEPSPSPPLPKANTKNLPTKILSNFLVGLIMIPVAVTAFLFILTSLGFTFFFAFYWFIHRNYRYRLRRYRRHEYSDGLSPRCVKRLPQFKFREPTSPITEYGSDDCVVCIDGFRQGQWCRKLPRCGHVFHRKCVDLWLMKVPTCPICRDRVYRFDEGRRWRPEGESFLNW